The Burkholderia mayonis DNA window CTGTCGCCGTGGTACGTGAACACAAGCGAGAACTTCACCTGATCGGTGCGGTTCTGACCCGCCGAATGCAGCGTGTTGCAGTGGAAGAACACGACGTCGCCCGCGGCGAGTTCCGGACACACCGCCTGGTCGATCAACTGCCGGTTCGCCGGCACGTCGCTGCGGAAGAACTTCGCTTCGTCGAAGCTTTCCGGCCCGAATTCCGCGCCATGCGAGCCCGGCACGAGCCACAGCGCGCCATTCTCGTTTGTCTCCGCCCCGAGCGCGAGCCACACGGACACGAGGTCCGGACGCTCGAACGACCAGTAGCGCACATCGCGATGCCAGCCGGTCAGGCTGCCGTATGCCGGATGCTTCGTCATCATGCAGTTGTGATGCGCGCGCGACAGAACCGGCGTCTCGCCGAAATACATGCGCATCCACGCGGCGATCTCCGGCGCCGTCGCGCGCTCGGCGAACGCCTTGTCGCGCGCGTACGCGTCGAGCAGCCGCCGCACCGTATGGCCGCCCGGTGCGTGCCGCGATTCGGGCGCGCCCGGATAGCGCAAGTCGGCCTCGAATTCGAGCGGCTGCGCCGCTTCGCGCAATTGCCGCTCGGCAATCGCCTTCAATTGCGCGCACCGCTCGGGTGCGACGAGCCCCGGAGCGACGACGAAGCCGCGCTCGCGCAGCGTCTGGACCTGCGTGTGAATCAACTCCGGGTGCAAGGAAGACATGGGATGTTCGGCATAATTTTTATCAACGATCGATTGTAAAGCGGACGTGCGCGACATGCTCGGCTACGATGCCGGCAAGCGAAAAACGGCGCACGATCGCAGCGGCGAATTTGATGTAACGCAAAGGAACTGTCGGCCGCGCGCGCGCCACTAAGTTCGGCAGGTTCGCGCGCCACGCGCCTGCGCGCAAGGGTCAGCGCGACTTTTGGGCGTCACGAATCGCCTGTAGTCTCGGCGCACCTGCTAGTTTTCGCGGGCAGCGGCGCACCGATGCTTTCGGTACGATGGGTTCGACCCGTGCCGCATAACGGCCGTTTTTACATTCGCGCCCCGAAATGGGCGCAATCTACGAGCGAATTATTTTCGTCATGCCTTTCCGACTGACTTCCCGTCTTCACCGCACCCCGAAGAGCGCGCCGTCGGCGCCGCACCGGATCGTGCGCGCGTTGCGTCACCACAGCGCCCGAGCGAGCGTGCTCGCCGAGCGCGCTCGCCAGCACCAGCTGCGGCTCGACGGCCTGCGCGCGTGGCTGCACGCGGTCCTGTCGTTGATGAGTGCGCATGCGGCGGCACGCCGCACCGCGCTGCGCTCGCTGCTGCAAAAGCCGGCGTTGCGACTGCGCGCGCCGTCGCTGCATCGCGCGAGCGTCGTGCCGCCCCGGATCAACCGGCCGCGCCGTCTC harbors:
- a CDS encoding phytanoyl-CoA dioxygenase family protein translates to MSSLHPELIHTQVQTLRERGFVVAPGLVAPERCAQLKAIAERQLREAAQPLEFEADLRYPGAPESRHAPGGHTVRRLLDAYARDKAFAERATAPEIAAWMRMYFGETPVLSRAHHNCMMTKHPAYGSLTGWHRDVRYWSFERPDLVSVWLALGAETNENGALWLVPGSHGAEFGPESFDEAKFFRSDVPANRQLIDQAVCPELAAGDVVFFHCNTLHSAGQNRTDQVKFSLVFTYHGDSNRPVPGSRSASKPEVRF